A region of Spodoptera frugiperda isolate SF20-4 chromosome 26, AGI-APGP_CSIRO_Sfru_2.0, whole genome shotgun sequence DNA encodes the following proteins:
- the LOC118263980 gene encoding pupal cuticle protein 20-like: protein MTTSVLIFSLALIAFGSCGRLEPQYLPPRPGGGGFGGGAGSGSGGGAGGGSFGGSGGGAGGGFGGAGGAGGGSGGGFGGSGGSGFGGGSGGGSGNQIPITKFENVNNGDGTYHFDYETGNGISAHESGKPSAQGPEGPAVTAEGGFSFKTPDGQQISLTYTADENGFHPVGPHLPTPPPIPEEILRSIEFNKRNPSSEGSYNGGGGGSGNGGSGSGGNGNGYHY, encoded by the exons ATGACTACTTCAGTG TTGATCTTCTCATTGGCGCTCATAGCGTTCGGGTCATGTGGTCGTCTGGAGCCTCAGTACCTGCCACCAAGACCAGGAGGCGGTGGTTTCGGAGGTGGCGCTGGTAGTGGGTCTGGTGGTGGAGCGGGAGGTGGATCCTTCGGGGGCTCTGGTGGGGGTGCAGGGGGTGGCTTCGGGGGCGCTGGGGGCGCAGGAGGAGGCTCCGGGGGCGGCTTCGGAGGATCCGGCGGATCAGGATTTGGAGGCGGTAGCGGCGGCGGCAGTGGTAACCAAATACCAATCACCAAGTTTGAGAACGTTAACAACGGCGACGGAACTTACCACTTCGA TTACGAAACCGGCAATGGCATATCAGCGCACGAGAGTGGAAAGCCAAGCGCCCAGGGTCCTGAAGGTCCCGCAGTGACAGCTGAGGGAGGTTTCTCCTTCAAAACTCCTGATGGTCAGCAGATCTCCCTCACCTACACTGCTGACGAGAACGGCTTCCACCCTGTCGGACCCCATCTACCTACCCCCCCTCCCATCCCTGAAGAAATCCTTCGCTCCATTGAGTTCAACAAGCGTAACCCCTCATC tgAGGGATCCTACAATGGCGGCGGCGGTGGTTCCGGTAATGGCGGATCCGGTTCGGGAGGGAATGGAAACGGCTACCACTACTGA
- the LOC118263985 gene encoding pupal cuticle protein 20, giving the protein MAGLKIVSTLALLSVVSAGHLGNYQSSAGYNAFGAGAYNPGSASAYNGGYGAHIPILRYENVNNGDGTYRYSYETGNGISAHESGAPRAPGPEGLAVTAEGGFSYRAPDGQQVSLTYTADENGFHPVGSHIPTPPPIPEAILRSIEFNRQHGSSGEGRYQHGYNY; this is encoded by the exons atggCCGGATTAAAG ATCGTTTCAACCCTTGCTCTTCTGTCCGTGGTGTCAGCTGGTCACCTCGGGAACTACCAATCGTCCGCTGGGTACAATGCGTTCGGTGCAGGCGCATACAACCCTGGCTCGGCGTCTGCCTACAATGGCGGATATGGGGCACACATCCCCATACTGAGATACGAGAATGTGAACAATGGTGATGGAACTTACAGATACAG CTACGAGACTGGAAATGGCATATCAGCTCATGAGAGTGGAGCTCCACGTGCCCCCGGACCCGAAGGTCTTGCAGTAACAGCGGAAGGTGGTTTCTCGTACCGCGCCCCTGACGGCCAGCAGGTGTCCCTCACCTACACTGCTGACGAGAACGGCTTCCACCCCGTCGGCTCCCACATCCCTACCCCACCTCCGATCCCAGAAGCCATCCTCCGCTCCATTGAGTTCAACAGACAACATGGATCATC TGGCGAGGGTCGCTACCAACACGGGTACAACTACTGA
- the LOC118263986 gene encoding pupal cuticle protein 20-like: MAGLKIVSLFALLSAASAGHLGHFQPSPGYNAFGNSFHHASAVAASASAYTSSHGAHIPIVNFENVNNGDGNYRYSYETGNGISAHESGAPRAAGPEGPAVTAEGGFSYRAPDGQQVSLTYTADENGFHPVGSHIPTPPPIPEAILRSLQLNRQNPSSDSGAYNGHFHGY, from the exons atgGCTGGCCTTAAG ATTGTCTCGCTCTTTGCTCTCCTGTCCGCGGCTTCTGCTGGACATTTGGGCCACTTCCAACCTTCTCCTGGGTACAATGCATTTGGAAACTCTTTTCATCATGCATCGGCTGTGGCTGCATCAGCTTCGGCCTACACCAGCAGCCATGGAGCTCATATACCGATAGTCAATTTTGAAAATGTGAACAATGGTGACGGAAATTATAGATACAG CTACGAAACTGGAAATGGCATATCAGCTCATGAGAGTGGAGCTCCCCGTGCTGCCGGTCCTGAAGGTCCCGCTGTGACGGCTGAGGGAGGTTTCTCGTACCGCGCCCCTGACGGCCAGCAGGTGTCCCTCACCTACACTGCTGACGAGAACGGCTTCCACCCCGTCGGCTCCCACATCCCTACCCCACCTCCGATCCCAGAAGCCATCCTCCGCTCCCTCCAGTTGAACAGACAAAACCCCTCTTC cgACAGCGGTGCTTACAACGGTCACTTCCACGGCTACTGA